A window from Esox lucius isolate fEsoLuc1 chromosome 16, fEsoLuc1.pri, whole genome shotgun sequence encodes these proteins:
- the irx2a gene encoding iroquois-class homeodomain protein IRX-2a has protein sequence MSYPQGYLYQPPGSLALYSCPAYGASALAAPRSDELARSSSGSAFSPYPGSAAAFTASASGFSSPLPYSTDPATGFPSYMSSPYDAQGMAGAFGYHPYGSPGYAYQLNDPAYRKNATRDATATLKAWLQEHRKNPYPTKGEKIMLAIITKMTLTQVSTWFANARRRLKKENKMTWAPRNKSEDEDEDDGDGERKDDRSEKNLDNNEASAEDEGISLHVDTLTDSCSAESDGEKVSCRIGHLVSESGSDAKDKCEEDDEDDDDDDHELENEGRHRGLLSKPMTSSPLTGLEGSVLNHHHRENNNNNHNKSRLDNRISSGPHNQAVKPKLWSLAEIATSDPKQHHPGQTCPSLGLLTSSAASTAVPGAVYSASSILGRPLYYTSPFYSNYTNYGNFSQPGILRFNSAANEGLPQTEAMHKHTTDSLVKTNSNHIEQHFRASHLDSKKGT, from the exons ATGTCTTACCCCCAGGGTTACCTCTACCAGCCGCCGGGTTCCCTGGCGCTCTACTCCTGCCCCGCATACGGGGCTTCAGCCCTGGCCGCACCGAGGAGCGATGAGCTGGCAAGGTCGTCCAGCGGATCCGCTTTTAGTCCTTACCCGGGATCAGCTGCTGCCTTCACGGCTTCAGCCAGCGGCTTCTCCAGTCCACTGCCATACTCTACAGACCCTGCCACCGGATTCCCATCTTACATG AGCTCTCCCTATGACGCGCAGGGCATGGCCGGGGCTTTCGGCTACCACCCGTACGGTAGCCCGGGGTACGCCTACCAACTCAACGACCCCGCATACCGTAAGAACGCGACCCGAGACGCCACCGCCACCCTTAAAGCCTGGCTACAGGAGCACCGGAAGAACCCCTACCCCACCAAAGGAGAGAAGATCATGTTGGCCATCATTACTAAGATGACCCTGACACAGGTGTCCACCTGGTTCGCCAACGCCaggaggaggctgaagaaggagAACAAGATGACGTGGGCTCCGCGGAATAAGAGTGAGGATGAGGACGAGGATGATGGTGACGGGGAGAGGAAGGATGACCGATCAGAGAAGAACCTTGACAACAACGAGGCGTCGGCGGAGGATGAAG gTATTAGTTTGCACGTTGATACTCTTACAGACTCCTGTTCAGCAGAGTCTGATGGGGAGAAAGTGAGCTGCCGGATAGGTCACTTAGTCAGTGAGTCTGGGTCAGATGCTAAGGACAAATGCGAGGAGGATGATGAGgacgacgatgatgatgatcacgAGCTGGAGAATGAGGGACGTCACCGAGGCCTGTTGTCTAAACCTATGACATCATCACCACTGACAGGGCTCGAGGGCTCGGTCTTAAACCATCACCACcgggaaaacaacaacaacaaccacaacaaatcACGACTTGACAACCGGATCTCTTCGGGTCCACACAATCAAGCCGTCAAACCTAAACTTTGGTCTTTAGCTGAGATCGCAACATCAGACCCAAAGCAGCATCACCCGGGACAGACGTGTCCCTCCCTTGGCCTTCTAACCTCCTCTGCGGCCTCCACTGCAGTTCCTGGCGCGGTGTACTCCGCTTCTTCCATACTAGGACGACCTCTCTACTACACCTCTCCGTTTTACAGCAATTACACAAACTATGGCAACTTCAGCCAGCCTGGGATTCTGCGGTTTAACTCTGCTGCTAACGAAGGACTTCCACAGACTGAGGCCATGCACAAACATACCACTGACTCTCTGGTTAAAACTAACTCAAACCACATTGAACAACATTTCAGAGCCTCACATTTAGACTCTAAGAAAGGTACGTAA